In one Brevibacillus choshinensis genomic region, the following are encoded:
- a CDS encoding exonuclease SbcCD subunit D has protein sequence MRILHTADWHFGRQLEGRDRRAEQAAFVDELCRIADERSVDLVLIAGDVYDSVNPPAWAEELFYEALERLSSEGTRGVVVIAGNHDQPERVRAAAPLATKHGIVLLGLPKEAPLTPEETLEGRVRIVAGGPSWLELSVPGCEHHAVVLALPYPSESRLKELLSESFSQEQMQLAFSERIAELLADLSRHFRDDTVNLVTSHLFVMGGLETDSERPIQIGGTMTVSPMAFPEKADYVALGHLHRLQKLRDKPVVRYSGSPLSYSFSEAGQSKAVVLVDVVPGKEVREEIIYLTSGRPLARWKATEGIGQVERWLAEGRDAGAWIDLELHVSDVIDPAEFQRLRKLSDDFLKIQRVVVREDHQEDDHTERVELTELTPDQLFRRFYERRRGAQPDERLVAMFERLLAETGGEEEAE, from the coding sequence ATGCGCATATTACATACGGCCGACTGGCATTTCGGACGCCAGCTGGAAGGTCGAGATCGCCGGGCAGAGCAAGCGGCATTTGTGGACGAGCTGTGCCGAATCGCGGATGAGCGTAGCGTCGACTTGGTGCTGATCGCAGGCGATGTGTACGATTCCGTCAACCCGCCTGCATGGGCAGAGGAGCTGTTTTACGAAGCCTTGGAGCGGCTATCCTCCGAAGGCACACGGGGAGTCGTCGTCATCGCGGGAAACCACGACCAGCCGGAGCGTGTCAGAGCGGCTGCGCCACTGGCGACGAAGCATGGGATTGTGCTGCTGGGCTTGCCAAAAGAAGCACCGCTCACGCCTGAAGAGACGTTGGAAGGTCGCGTGAGGATCGTTGCAGGTGGGCCTTCATGGCTGGAGCTTTCGGTGCCAGGATGTGAGCATCATGCCGTCGTGCTGGCTTTGCCGTATCCATCGGAATCCCGTTTGAAGGAGCTGCTTTCGGAGAGCTTCTCACAGGAACAGATGCAGCTGGCCTTTTCCGAGCGCATCGCGGAGCTTTTAGCAGACCTTTCCCGTCATTTTCGCGACGATACGGTCAATCTGGTCACTAGTCATCTGTTTGTCATGGGTGGACTGGAGACGGATTCAGAGCGACCCATTCAGATCGGTGGAACCATGACCGTATCACCGATGGCTTTCCCTGAAAAGGCTGACTACGTGGCGCTCGGGCATCTGCATCGACTGCAAAAGCTCAGAGACAAACCAGTGGTCCGCTACAGCGGGTCGCCTTTATCGTACAGCTTTTCGGAGGCAGGACAGAGCAAGGCCGTCGTACTGGTCGATGTCGTGCCGGGTAAAGAGGTGCGGGAGGAAATTATTTATTTGACGAGCGGGCGACCATTGGCGCGGTGGAAGGCGACGGAAGGAATCGGACAAGTAGAGCGTTGGCTTGCTGAAGGCCGAGATGCAGGTGCTTGGATCGACTTGGAGCTGCATGTGTCAGATGTGATTGACCCGGCAGAATTCCAGCGTTTGCGCAAATTAAGCGATGATTTCCTCAAGATTCAACGTGTGGTCGTGCGGGAAGACCACCAGGAGGATGACCATACAGAGCGTGTGGAGTTGACTGAGCTGACACCGGACCAGTTGTTCCGCCGTTTCTATGAACGAAGACGGGGAGCACAGCCAGATGAGCGTCTGGTTGCGATGTTTGAGCGTTTGCTGGCAGAAACCGGGGGAGAGGAGGAAGCAGAGTGA